One genomic segment of Alphaproteobacteria bacterium includes these proteins:
- a CDS encoding class I SAM-dependent methyltransferase translates to MSESSSNPATDWRRRVLQRYVSTHGAVSDAAANLDRRRPFLDKLIAEHFPANRTITGIDLGCGHGAVVWAARRAGYANFIGVDASPEQVAMSKTLGIEGVREGDLMAELAATPDATYDVVVLFDLYHYFDPATQMKLADEVRRVLKPGGRWILHLPNGEALFAGRVRYWDFMATGSFTRKSIEQLLLVCDFRDVRCYEDKPVAHGLKSSVRAVLWAALRAVLRLALAAETGETGRDAIFSQTFLAVATK, encoded by the coding sequence ATGTCCGAATCTTCCAGCAACCCCGCCACCGATTGGCGCCGCCGCGTTTTGCAGCGCTATGTCTCCACCCATGGCGCCGTTTCCGACGCCGCCGCCAATCTCGACCGGCGCCGGCCGTTCCTCGACAAGCTGATCGCCGAGCATTTCCCGGCGAACCGGACGATCACCGGGATCGACCTTGGCTGCGGCCACGGGGCGGTCGTGTGGGCGGCGCGCCGCGCGGGCTACGCCAATTTCATCGGCGTGGATGCGAGCCCCGAGCAGGTCGCGATGTCCAAGACTTTGGGCATCGAAGGCGTGCGCGAAGGCGATCTGATGGCCGAATTGGCGGCGACGCCGGACGCGACCTACGACGTCGTCGTGCTGTTCGACCTGTATCATTACTTCGATCCGGCCACGCAGATGAAGCTGGCCGACGAAGTGCGCCGCGTGCTGAAGCCGGGCGGGCGCTGGATCCTGCATTTGCCCAACGGCGAGGCGCTGTTCGCCGGCCGCGTGCGCTATTGGGATTTCATGGCGACGGGCTCGTTCACCCGCAAATCCATCGAACAGCTGCTGCTGGTCTGCGATTTCCGCGATGTGCGCTGCTACGAGGACAAGCCGGTCGCCCATGGCCTGAAAAGTTCCGTCCGGGCCGTTCTCTGGGCCGCGCTGCGAGCGGTTTTGCGCCTAGCCTTGGCCGCCGAAACCGGCGAAACCGGCCGTGACGCGATTTTCAGCCAGACCTTCCTGGCGGTCGCCACGAAGTAG
- a CDS encoding flavin reductase family protein — MSNHHLAADFKAGMRRLGAGVTIVTTFDGQTRAGLTATAVCSLSAEPPQLLVCVNRQAYPNKVIARAKRFCVNVLASGQAALALRFAGATGHKGEDRFAKGRWNVLATGAPVLDGALTSFDCELARAIRSGTHTIFIGRVVAVTTRQGGKALLYADGGFAGVVPGRAKKPAAKKSKK; from the coding sequence ATGTCGAATCACCATCTCGCGGCCGACTTCAAGGCCGGGATGCGCCGGCTTGGGGCCGGCGTCACCATCGTCACCACTTTCGACGGGCAAACGCGCGCCGGGCTCACGGCCACGGCCGTCTGCTCGCTGTCGGCCGAACCGCCGCAATTGCTGGTCTGCGTCAACCGCCAAGCCTATCCCAACAAGGTCATCGCCCGGGCCAAGCGCTTTTGCGTCAACGTGCTCGCAAGCGGGCAGGCGGCGTTGGCGCTGCGCTTCGCGGGCGCCACGGGCCATAAGGGCGAGGATCGTTTCGCCAAAGGCCGCTGGAACGTGCTGGCGACGGGTGCGCCGGTGTTGGACGGCGCGTTGACCAGTTTCGACTGCGAACTCGCGCGCGCGATCCGCTCGGGCACGCATACGATCTTCATCGGCCGCGTCGTGGCGGTGACGACGCGCCAGGGCGGCAAAGCGTTGCTCTATGCCGATGGCGGTTTCGCGGGCGTCGTACCGGGCCGCGCGAAGAAGCCGGCCGCGAAGAAATCGAAGAAGTGA
- the bluB gene encoding 5,6-dimethylbenzimidazole synthase, giving the protein MSDVDPDFDTVFATEFDRLLTWRRDVRRFRPDPVPPGTIAELVARAKLAPSVGNSQPWRFVHVRDPARHAAVRAEFERCNKAALAGYDGDRAKAYAELKLAGFDIAPEQLAVFCDMAEHKGHGLGRATMPETLRHSVVCAVHTLWLAARARGIGVGWVSIVEPDEVARILDVPLAWSLVAYLCVGYPERSDDVPELERAGWQARDNDAAYLIER; this is encoded by the coding sequence ATGTCCGATGTCGACCCCGATTTCGATACCGTTTTCGCCACCGAATTCGACCGGCTGTTGACCTGGCGGCGCGACGTGCGCCGTTTCCGCCCCGATCCCGTGCCGCCGGGCACGATCGCGGAATTGGTCGCGCGCGCGAAGCTCGCACCCTCGGTCGGCAACAGCCAGCCCTGGCGCTTCGTTCATGTGCGCGATCCCGCCCGCCATGCGGCCGTGCGGGCGGAGTTCGAACGCTGCAACAAAGCGGCGTTGGCCGGTTACGATGGCGACCGCGCCAAAGCCTATGCGGAGCTCAAACTCGCCGGCTTCGACATCGCCCCCGAACAACTCGCCGTGTTCTGCGACATGGCCGAACACAAAGGCCACGGCCTAGGCCGCGCGACGATGCCGGAAACCTTGCGCCATTCGGTCGTCTGCGCCGTGCATACGCTGTGGCTGGCCGCGCGCGCGCGCGGCATCGGGGTGGGCTGGGTATCGATCGTCGAGCCCGACGAGGTCGCGCGGATTTTGGATGTGCCCCTGGCGTGGTCGCTGGTCGCGTATCTGTGCGTGGGCTATCCCGAACGCAGCGACGACGTGCCGGAATTGGAGCGCGCGGGCTGGCAGGCGCGCGACAACGACGCCGCCTATTTGATCGAGCGCTGA
- a CDS encoding fumarylacetoacetate hydrolase family protein: MKFASFKAGKSESYGAVVEGGIVDLGKKFGKKFPTLRAALAGMGLAKLKAAAKGKKPDVKNGKFTWAPVIPDATRIWCVGVNYREHRAETGRPDTAHPTIFMRYAYTQIGHEQPMLKPKESERLDWEGELAVIIGKKGRRIAREDAMKYVAGYACYNDGSVRDYQRHTSQFGPGKNFVGTGGFGPWMVTADEQKDIVRQTLTTRVNGEVKQQATIDMLIHDIPQIIAYISIFCPLEPGDVIVTGTPGGVGAARTPPEFMKAGDVVEVEITGVGLLRHTIKEA, encoded by the coding sequence ATGAAATTCGCGTCGTTCAAAGCCGGAAAGAGCGAATCCTACGGGGCGGTCGTCGAGGGCGGCATCGTCGATTTGGGCAAGAAGTTCGGCAAAAAATTTCCGACCTTGCGCGCGGCATTGGCGGGCATGGGTCTCGCCAAATTGAAGGCCGCGGCGAAGGGCAAGAAGCCCGACGTCAAGAACGGCAAGTTCACGTGGGCGCCGGTGATTCCCGACGCCACGCGCATCTGGTGCGTGGGCGTGAATTATCGCGAGCATCGCGCGGAGACGGGCCGCCCCGACACGGCGCATCCGACGATCTTCATGCGCTACGCCTACACCCAGATCGGCCATGAACAACCGATGCTGAAGCCCAAGGAAAGCGAGCGGTTGGATTGGGAAGGCGAGCTTGCCGTCATTATCGGCAAAAAGGGCCGGCGCATCGCGCGCGAAGACGCGATGAAATACGTCGCGGGCTATGCTTGCTACAACGACGGCTCGGTGCGCGATTATCAGCGCCACACCTCGCAATTCGGGCCGGGCAAAAACTTCGTCGGCACCGGCGGCTTCGGGCCGTGGATGGTCACGGCGGACGAGCAGAAGGATATCGTGCGCCAGACGCTGACCACGCGCGTCAACGGCGAGGTGAAGCAGCAAGCGACGATCGACATGCTGATCCACGACATCCCGCAGATCATCGCTTACATCTCGATCTTCTGCCCGCTGGAACCGGGCGACGTGATCGTTACCGGCACGCCCGGCGGCGTGGGGGCGGCGCGCACCCCGCCTGAATTCATGAAGGCGGGCGACGTGGTGGAAGTCGAAATCACCGGCGTGGGCCTGCTGCGCCACACGATCAAAGAAGCCTGA
- a CDS encoding (2Fe-2S)-binding protein: MSSTRTMFICNCHGIRSSEIHAACAQGCRTVREIFDRTAGAQPCCGKCVREIHDTLKGRNFAVAAE, encoded by the coding sequence TTGTCGAGCACCCGCACGATGTTCATCTGCAACTGCCACGGTATCCGTTCGAGCGAAATCCACGCCGCGTGCGCGCAAGGCTGCCGCACGGTGCGCGAGATTTTCGATCGCACCGCCGGCGCGCAACCGTGCTGCGGGAAATGCGTGCGCGAAATTCACGACACGCTCAAAGGCCGGAACTTTGCGGTCGCGGCCGAATGA
- the bfr gene encoding bacterioferritin has translation MKGDKAVLAELNKLLTNELTAINQYFLHARMWKHWGFVKLAKHEYEESIEEMKHADKLIERILMLDGHPNLQDLGKLKTGETVPEGLNCDLALERNARPMLQHAIKTCESHEDFVSREILVDILDDTEEHIDYLETQLSLIEQIGLQNYLQSQIEPGSGS, from the coding sequence ATGAAAGGCGACAAGGCGGTTCTGGCGGAGCTGAACAAGCTGCTGACCAACGAACTCACCGCGATAAATCAGTATTTCCTGCATGCGCGCATGTGGAAGCATTGGGGCTTCGTGAAACTCGCCAAGCACGAATACGAAGAATCGATCGAGGAGATGAAGCACGCCGACAAGCTGATCGAGCGCATCTTGATGCTCGACGGCCATCCGAATTTGCAGGATCTCGGCAAGCTGAAAACGGGCGAGACCGTACCCGAAGGTTTGAATTGCGATCTGGCGCTGGAACGCAACGCGCGGCCGATGCTTCAGCACGCAATCAAGACTTGCGAGAGCCACGAGGATTTCGTCTCGCGCGAAATCCTGGTCGATATCCTCGACGACACCGAGGAGCATATCGACTATCTCGAAACCCAATTGTCGCTGATCGAGCAGATCGGCTTGCAGAATTATCTGCAAAGCCAGATCGAACCCGGCTCGGGCAGCTGA
- a CDS encoding mechanosensitive ion channel encodes MPIHYWVYLALIAVAMAWIAIRGLRAADPSARRLAGLALSLLATTALWLGLPLAAQHIASPFLQGIVQDLARVFGVAWWLSLSLLAWVGMERFVWRGLDKRGVQVPKLLKDVVRALVAVLSLFGVVSAASDQPLTGMLAASGVIAVVIGFAMQSTLADLFSGIAINIERPYRVGHWIQIDNALTGQVVEINWRATRLRTADGNTVVMPNSKLAAAQIVNFDEPAPLYRASLQIPLDARVPPGHAKEALVAAALKSTRVLTSPPPFVETKEIRDTTVLYEVRYWVDSYADDTAIRDEVATSVWYALDAAGISPGQPLRTDPGLAERVLEHVDLFREVPAEMRARVAAAARREVFHAGDEVVRQGEDDRSLFVVARGVFEVSLHANGAKRAVARLGTGDFFGEMSLLTGESRSANVVALCDTIALEISAEALAPLLQSDPEFARRLGEVVLDRRQMNDAALRAMTPAARRSAKRNQVDAFLARMNAYFGID; translated from the coding sequence TTGCCGATTCACTATTGGGTTTATCTGGCGCTGATTGCCGTGGCGATGGCGTGGATCGCGATTCGGGGATTGCGTGCCGCCGATCCGTCGGCGCGCCGGCTGGCGGGTCTGGCGCTTTCGCTGCTGGCGACGACCGCCTTGTGGCTGGGCTTGCCACTGGCCGCCCAACATATCGCCAGCCCGTTCCTGCAAGGCATCGTGCAGGATCTGGCGCGCGTCTTCGGCGTGGCGTGGTGGCTCAGCCTCAGTCTGCTCGCGTGGGTCGGCATGGAGCGTTTCGTCTGGCGCGGGCTCGACAAACGCGGCGTGCAAGTGCCCAAGCTGCTGAAGGACGTGGTGCGCGCGCTGGTCGCGGTGCTGTCGCTGTTCGGCGTCGTGTCGGCGGCGTCCGACCAGCCGCTGACCGGCATGCTGGCGGCGTCGGGCGTGATCGCGGTCGTCATCGGCTTCGCAATGCAGTCGACGCTGGCCGATCTGTTCAGCGGCATCGCGATCAACATCGAACGGCCCTATCGCGTCGGCCATTGGATTCAGATCGACAACGCGCTGACCGGCCAGGTCGTCGAGATCAATTGGCGCGCGACGCGCCTGCGCACCGCCGACGGCAACACGGTGGTGATGCCCAATTCCAAATTGGCGGCCGCGCAGATCGTCAATTTCGACGAGCCCGCCCCGCTCTATCGCGCCTCGCTGCAGATTCCGCTGGATGCGCGCGTCCCGCCCGGCCACGCCAAGGAAGCGCTGGTCGCCGCCGCGCTCAAATCGACGCGCGTGCTGACCAGCCCGCCGCCCTTCGTCGAAACCAAGGAGATCCGCGATACGACGGTGTTGTACGAGGTCCGCTACTGGGTCGATTCCTACGCCGACGACACCGCGATCCGCGACGAGGTCGCGACGTCGGTGTGGTACGCGCTGGACGCCGCCGGGATTTCGCCGGGCCAGCCTTTGCGCACCGATCCGGGCTTGGCGGAGCGCGTGCTCGAACATGTCGATTTGTTCCGCGAAGTGCCCGCTGAAATGCGCGCGCGCGTGGCCGCCGCGGCGCGACGCGAAGTTTTCCACGCGGGCGACGAAGTCGTGCGCCAGGGCGAAGACGATCGCTCGCTATTCGTGGTCGCGCGCGGCGTGTTCGAGGTGAGCTTGCACGCGAACGGCGCCAAGCGCGCCGTGGCGCGGCTGGGCACGGGCGATTTCTTCGGCGAGATGTCGCTGCTGACCGGCGAGTCGCGCAGCGCCAACGTCGTCGCCTTGTGCGACACGATCGCGCTGGAGATTTCGGCCGAAGCGCTCGCCCCGCTGCTGCAATCCGATCCCGAATTCGCGCGCCGCTTGGGCGAGGTCGTGCTCGACCGCCGCCAGATGAACGATGCGGCGTTGCGCGCGATGACGCCCGCCGCGCGCCGCTCCGCCAAGCGCAACCAGGTCGACGCGTTTCTGGCGCGCATGAACGCCTATTTCGGGATCGACTAA
- a CDS encoding glucose 1-dehydrogenase, whose product MRLANKVAIVTGGGSGFGEGIVTRFAEEGCAVIVADIDEGAARRVAEATVKAGGKAAAVKVDVASAADTAKMVGEAVAKFGRLDIMVNNAGVTHRNGPLTGVDEATFDRIFDVNVKAIYLATQAVVPLFRKQGGGGVILTTASTAGLRPRPGLVWYNSSKGAAITMTKALAIELAPEKIRVNCLCPVAGETPLLATFMGEDTPEKRAQFRASVPIGRLSTPRDIANAALYLCSDEAEFITGVAFEVDGGRCI is encoded by the coding sequence ATGCGTCTGGCCAATAAAGTCGCGATCGTCACCGGCGGCGGGTCCGGCTTCGGCGAAGGGATCGTCACGCGCTTCGCCGAGGAAGGTTGTGCCGTGATCGTCGCGGATATCGACGAAGGCGCCGCGCGGCGCGTGGCCGAGGCGACGGTCAAAGCGGGCGGCAAGGCGGCGGCCGTGAAGGTCGACGTCGCTTCCGCCGCCGACACCGCGAAGATGGTCGGCGAAGCGGTCGCGAAATTCGGCCGGCTCGACATCATGGTCAACAACGCGGGTGTGACGCATCGCAACGGTCCGCTGACCGGCGTGGACGAAGCCACGTTCGATCGCATCTTCGACGTGAACGTGAAGGCGATCTATCTGGCCACCCAAGCGGTCGTGCCGCTCTTCCGCAAGCAAGGCGGCGGCGGGGTTATCCTCACCACCGCATCGACGGCGGGCTTGCGCCCGCGCCCGGGTCTCGTCTGGTACAATTCGTCGAAGGGCGCGGCGATCACCATGACCAAGGCGCTGGCGATCGAATTGGCGCCCGAAAAGATCCGCGTGAATTGCCTGTGCCCGGTGGCGGGCGAAACGCCGCTGCTCGCGACCTTCATGGGCGAGGACACGCCCGAGAAACGCGCCCAGTTCCGCGCCTCGGTGCCGATCGGGCGCTTGTCCACGCCGCGCGATATCGCGAACGCGGCACTCTATCTGTGCTCGGACGAAGCCGAGTTCATCACCGGCGTGGCGTTCGAAGTCGACGGCGGGCGCTGTATTTAG
- a CDS encoding Bax inhibitor-1/YccA family protein: MFETNNRILTRSDIDAATLDQGLRAHMLRVYNYMASAVALSGIVAALVASSPAAIQLIFGTPLKWAFMLAPLAFIMVMSFRFESMSKTAMQALFWAYAACIGVSFAAFLLVFTGASVARAFFISAAMFAGMSLYGYTTKADLTKFSTFLIMGVFGLLIASVVNIFVGSTALQFAISAITVLVFCGLTAWDTQRIKDTYAEYAGTEIEGKLTVMNALGLYINFVAIFQAILHLTGQRNDE, encoded by the coding sequence ATGTTCGAGACGAACAACCGCATTCTGACCCGCAGCGATATCGACGCCGCGACCCTGGATCAGGGCCTGCGCGCGCATATGCTGCGCGTCTACAACTACATGGCCTCGGCCGTGGCGCTGAGCGGCATCGTCGCCGCTTTGGTCGCTTCGTCCCCCGCCGCCATCCAGCTCATTTTCGGCACGCCGTTGAAATGGGCGTTCATGCTGGCGCCGCTGGCCTTCATCATGGTGATGAGCTTCCGCTTCGAATCCATGTCGAAGACGGCGATGCAGGCGCTGTTCTGGGCCTATGCCGCGTGCATCGGCGTTTCGTTCGCGGCGTTCCTGCTGGTGTTCACCGGCGCTTCGGTCGCGCGCGCCTTCTTCATCTCGGCCGCGATGTTCGCGGGCATGAGCCTTTACGGCTACACGACCAAGGCCGACCTGACGAAGTTCTCGACCTTCCTGATCATGGGCGTGTTCGGCTTGCTGATCGCGTCGGTCGTGAACATCTTCGTCGGCTCGACGGCGCTGCAATTCGCGATCTCGGCGATCACGGTGCTGGTGTTCTGCGGCCTGACCGCGTGGGACACGCAGCGCATCAAGGACACCTATGCCGAGTATGCGGGCACGGAGATCGAAGGCAAGCTGACGGTGATGAACGCGCTTGGCCTCTACATCAACTTCGTCGCCATCTTCCAGGCGATCCTGCACCTGACCGGCCAGCGCAACGACGAATAA
- a CDS encoding PAS domain-containing sensor histidine kinase, producing MRAILDALPAFVNVKDRDSRYVYMNAFQASTYGTTPNAARGKSASELLGAEYGNYTGSIDAMVLETGLTLANYDEHYAGADGNKRDWLTTKLPWRGADGAARGVVTISLDVTDKKASERALASALVRSEAANRAKSEFLRNMSHELRTPLNAVIGFAEILANGGLTPARGGEYAQAILDSANRLLVQIETLMEIADLSGESQSPPDHAVCPIEIADEAAQAATAEATSRGIAIVPEIAPGLPGLRVERRALRRIFDALLSNAIKFGRDGGKARIRMLRANDGGMAIAIEDDGIGIADEDLEKCVLPFEQVEKSLARKESGLGLGLSLAKALAEAQGGRLVLESEKDRFTRVTVSFPAARMAFSPI from the coding sequence ATGCGCGCGATCTTGGACGCGCTGCCCGCCTTCGTGAACGTCAAGGATCGCGACAGCCGTTACGTTTATATGAACGCGTTCCAGGCATCGACCTACGGTACGACGCCGAATGCGGCGCGCGGAAAATCGGCGTCGGAACTTTTGGGCGCGGAATACGGCAACTATACCGGCAGCATCGACGCGATGGTGCTCGAGACGGGATTGACGCTCGCCAATTACGACGAGCATTACGCCGGCGCCGACGGCAACAAGCGCGATTGGCTGACGACCAAACTGCCCTGGCGGGGCGCCGACGGCGCCGCGCGCGGCGTCGTCACGATCTCGCTGGACGTGACCGACAAGAAAGCGTCGGAACGCGCGCTGGCCTCCGCGTTGGTGCGCTCGGAAGCGGCCAATCGCGCCAAATCGGAATTCCTGCGCAATATGAGCCACGAGTTGCGCACGCCGTTGAACGCGGTGATCGGCTTCGCCGAGATTCTGGCGAACGGCGGATTGACGCCGGCGCGCGGCGGCGAATACGCGCAAGCGATTCTGGACAGCGCCAACCGGTTGCTCGTGCAGATCGAGACGTTGATGGAGATCGCCGATCTGTCGGGCGAATCGCAGAGCCCGCCCGATCATGCGGTTTGCCCGATCGAAATCGCCGACGAGGCCGCCCAAGCGGCCACGGCCGAAGCCACTTCGCGCGGCATCGCGATCGTGCCGGAAATCGCGCCGGGCCTGCCGGGTTTGCGCGTCGAGCGCCGGGCGCTGCGCCGAATTTTCGACGCGCTGCTGTCCAACGCGATCAAGTTCGGGCGCGACGGCGGCAAAGCGCGCATTCGCATGCTGCGCGCCAATGATGGCGGCATGGCGATCGCGATCGAGGACGACGGAATCGGCATCGCGGACGAGGATTTGGAAAAATGCGTCCTGCCGTTCGAGCAGGTCGAAAAAAGCCTCGCGCGCAAGGAAAGCGGCCTGGGGTTGGGCTTGTCTTTGGCCAAGGCGCTGGCCGAGGCCCAAGGCGGCCGGCTGGTTCTAGAAAGCGAAAAAGACCGTTTCACGCGTGTGACGGTCAGTTTCCCCGCCGCGAGAATGGCGTTTTCACCGATCTAA
- a CDS encoding FtsX-like permease family protein: MTPEANPARWSLAIALARRELRGGVKGFRVFMACLMLGVAAIAGVGSLAEGVREALRQDARTILGGDVELAFTHREATADQLAFIRESGRVTVVAEMRAMTRTDNERLLSELKAIDPANYPLLGTVGLSGETDLDKALAQSAGGVWGAAVERSLMNRLGISLGDRFQVGDGTYQARAIVESEPDRSANIFTLGPRVMVAIASLGQTQLVQPGALIRYEYRIVLNDPANAANWVEALKARFPDAGWRIRGTTEAAPGLQRWVDRIAMFLTLVGLTALLVGGVGVANAVRAYLDGRTATIATLKCLGAPGALIMRVYLLQILTLAAIGIAAGLVIGAFVPAAIAPLIADRLTIEARQGFYPLPLLLALAFGLLTALAFSLWPLARAREVPPAALFRDLIAPVRRWPRAHYVFFVAAAILALAGLAVVASIDKRLGAAFCVAAAGTFVLFRIAAYGVQRLAKSATGVRHPGLRLALANMHRPGSPTPGIVLSLGLGLTVLTLIAQVQGNFSRQIAEQLPQMAPSFFFIDIQPDQIEDFTALVKAHPGVGEIREVPSLRGRITRINGVPAEQATIAPDARWAVGNDRGLTYTGKMPAGTRLVAGEWWPENYSGPPLVSFDAQIAQGMGLKVGDTLTLNVLGVEIDATIANLRAVDWTSLGINFTLTFAPGTLEGAPQTWIATAQVAETQEDDLERAVTQRFSNVSSIRVKRALATAQETMEGIAAAARVTAAITLVAGVLVLAGAIVATHRRRVYDAVVLKALGATRADVMRAFLAEFALLGAAAAIVAALVGTLAAWGLITEYMRVEFVPLPGTIFGTVLGAAVVVMLLGLGGTWRALGQKAAPLLRNA; encoded by the coding sequence ATGACCCCAGAAGCCAATCCCGCGCGTTGGAGCCTCGCCATCGCCCTTGCCCGCCGTGAGCTTCGCGGCGGCGTGAAGGGTTTCCGCGTGTTCATGGCGTGCCTGATGCTGGGGGTCGCCGCCATCGCGGGCGTGGGCTCGCTGGCCGAGGGCGTGCGCGAAGCCTTGCGCCAAGATGCGCGCACGATTTTGGGCGGCGACGTCGAACTCGCCTTCACGCATCGCGAGGCGACGGCGGATCAATTGGCGTTTATCCGCGAAAGCGGGCGCGTGACGGTCGTCGCCGAAATGCGCGCGATGACGCGCACCGACAACGAACGCCTGCTGAGCGAGCTTAAAGCCATCGACCCGGCGAATTATCCGCTGCTCGGCACGGTCGGCTTGTCGGGCGAGACCGATCTCGACAAGGCCTTGGCGCAAAGCGCCGGCGGCGTGTGGGGGGCGGCGGTCGAACGCAGCTTGATGAACCGCCTGGGCATTTCGCTGGGCGATCGCTTCCAGGTCGGCGACGGCACCTATCAAGCGCGCGCCATCGTCGAAAGCGAGCCCGATCGCTCGGCCAATATCTTCACGCTGGGGCCGCGCGTGATGGTCGCCATCGCGTCGCTCGGGCAAACGCAGCTCGTCCAGCCCGGCGCGTTGATCCGCTACGAATATCGCATCGTGCTGAACGATCCCGCGAACGCCGCCAACTGGGTCGAAGCGCTGAAGGCGCGTTTCCCCGATGCGGGCTGGCGCATTCGCGGCACGACCGAAGCAGCGCCTGGCTTGCAGCGCTGGGTCGACCGTATCGCGATGTTCCTGACGCTGGTGGGTTTGACCGCGTTGCTGGTCGGCGGCGTGGGTGTGGCGAACGCCGTTCGCGCCTATCTCGACGGGCGCACGGCGACGATCGCGACGCTGAAATGCCTGGGCGCCCCCGGCGCACTGATCATGCGCGTTTATTTGCTGCAGATCCTGACGCTGGCCGCCATCGGCATCGCGGCGGGGCTTGTCATCGGCGCGTTCGTGCCCGCGGCGATTGCCCCCTTGATCGCGGATCGCCTGACCATCGAAGCGCGCCAAGGATTTTATCCGCTGCCGCTATTGCTGGCGTTGGCGTTCGGCCTGCTGACGGCACTGGCGTTTTCGCTGTGGCCCTTGGCACGCGCGCGCGAAGTGCCGCCCGCCGCCTTGTTCCGCGATCTGATCGCCCCCGTCCGGCGCTGGCCGCGCGCGCACTACGTGTTCTTCGTCGCGGCGGCGATCCTGGCGCTGGCGGGGCTTGCCGTCGTCGCGTCGATCGACAAGCGCTTGGGCGCGGCGTTCTGCGTGGCCGCCGCCGGCACGTTCGTGTTGTTCCGCATCGCCGCCTATGGCGTGCAGCGTTTGGCGAAATCCGCGACCGGTGTGCGCCATCCGGGATTGCGCTTGGCACTCGCCAACATGCATCGCCCCGGCAGCCCCACACCGGGCATCGTGCTGTCGCTGGGTTTGGGCCTGACGGTGTTGACGTTGATCGCCCAAGTGCAGGGCAATTTCAGCCGCCAGATCGCCGAGCAATTGCCGCAGATGGCGCCGTCGTTCTTTTTCATCGATATCCAGCCCGACCAGATCGAAGATTTCACCGCGTTGGTGAAGGCGCATCCGGGTGTCGGCGAAATCCGCGAAGTGCCGTCCTTGCGCGGGCGCATCACGCGCATCAACGGCGTGCCGGCCGAACAGGCGACGATCGCGCCCGATGCGCGCTGGGCGGTGGGCAACGACCGGGGCTTGACCTATACGGGCAAGATGCCGGCGGGCACGCGCCTCGTCGCGGGCGAATGGTGGCCGGAGAATTATTCGGGCCCGCCGCTCGTGTCGTTCGACGCGCAAATCGCGCAAGGCATGGGCTTGAAGGTCGGTGACACGCTGACGCTGAACGTGCTGGGTGTGGAGATCGACGCGACGATCGCCAATCTGCGCGCCGTCGATTGGACCAGCCTGGGCATCAATTTCACGCTGACCTTCGCGCCCGGCACGCTGGAAGGCGCACCCCAAACCTGGATCGCCACCGCGCAAGTCGCGGAGACTCAGGAGGACGATCTGGAACGCGCGGTCACGCAGCGTTTCTCCAATGTCTCGTCGATCCGGGTGAAGCGGGCGCTGGCTACCGCCCAGGAAACGATGGAAGGGATCGCCGCCGCCGCGCGCGTCACCGCCGCGATCACGCTGGTCGCGGGCGTGCTGGTGCTGGCGGGCGCGATCGTCGCCACGCATCGCCGGCGCGTTTACGACGCGGTCGTCTTGAAGGCGTTGGGGGCGACGCGCGCCGATGTGATGCGCGCCTTCCTGGCGGAATTTGCGCTACTGGGGGCAGCCGCCGCAATCGTTGCGGCGCTGGTCGGCACGCTCGCCGCCTGGGGTTTGATCACCGAATATATGCGCGTCGAGTTCGTGCCGCTGCCCGGAACGATCTTCGGCACGGTGCTGGGGGCGGCCGTGGTTGTGATGCTGCTGGGCCTGGGCGGCACATGGCGCGCACTCGGCCAGAAAGCGGCGCCGTTGCTGCGCAACGCCTGA